A section of the Saccopteryx leptura isolate mSacLep1 chromosome 6, mSacLep1_pri_phased_curated, whole genome shotgun sequence genome encodes:
- the LOC136376519 gene encoding olfactory receptor 2V2-like, with amino-acid sequence MEMWLNQSSTDDLILLGIFSHSPTDLVLFSVVMMVFTVALCGNFLLIFLIYKEPQLHTPMYFFLSQLSIMDLILICSNVPKMAFNFLSGRKSISFVGCTIQIGLFVSLVGSEGLLLGLMAYDHFVAISHPLCYPILMSQKVCLQIIGSSWVFGLVDGLIQMIVVMTFPYCGSREVNHFFCDTLSLLKLACVDTSFFENVIFACCVFMLLLPFSIIMASYAHILKAVLHVHSSQAGKKALATSSSHMTVVSLFYGAAMFIYLRPRHYRAPSHDKVASIFYTVLTPMLNPLIYSLRNQDVIGALRKRLDCYKISSHH; translated from the coding sequence ATGGAGATGTGGTTGAATCAGTCATCCACAGATGACCTCATCCTCTTGGGCATCTTTTCCCACAGTCCAACTGACCTTGTTCTCTTCTCTGTGGTTATGATGGTGTTCACAGTGGCCCTCTGTGGAAATTTCCTTCTCATCTTCCTCATCTACAAAGAACCTCAACTTCATAcacccatgtacttcttcctcagtCAACTCTCCATCATGGACCTCATATTGATCTGTAGCAATGTGCCAAAGATGGCATTCAACTTCCTGTCTGGTAGGAAGTCCATCTCCTTTGTGGGTTGTACCATACAAATTGGTCTTTTTGTCTCTCTTGTGGGATCTGAGGGACTCTTACTGGGACTCATGGCTTATGACCACTTTGTGGCAATTAGCCACCCACTATGCTATCCTATCCTCATGAGTCAGAAAGTCTGTCTCCAGATTATAGGGAGTTCCTGGGTATTTGGGTTAGTAGATGGTTTAATCCAGATGATAGTAGTAATGACCTTCCCTTACTGTGGATCGAGAGAAGTGAACCACTTCTTTTGTGACACACTATCTTTGTTGAAGCTGGCCTGTGTAGACACCTCTTTTTTTGAGAATGTGATATTTGCTTGCTGTGTCTTCATGctgctccttcctttctctatcaTCATGGCCTCCTATGCTCACATCCTGAAGGCTGTGCTCCATGTGCACTCTTCTCAGGCTGGTAAAAAGGCTCTGGCCACCTCTTCCTCCCACATGACAGTTGTCTCCCTCTTCTATGGGGCAGCCATGTTCATCTACCTGAGGCCTAGGCACTACAGGGCACCCAGCCATGACAAGGTGGCCTCTATCTTCTATACAGTCCTTACCCCAATGCTCAACCCCCTTATTTATAGCTTAAGGAATCAGGATGTGATAGGGGCTCTGAGGAAAAGGTTGGACTGTTATAAGATTAGCAGCCATCACTAA